The following proteins are co-located in the Apium graveolens cultivar Ventura chromosome 5, ASM990537v1, whole genome shotgun sequence genome:
- the LOC141661527 gene encoding uncharacterized protein LOC141661527, translating into MVVILRFVDKRGCVVERFVGIVHVTDTTAISLKAAIESLLATYGLNITRIRGQGYDGASNMRGEFNGLKSLLLAENKSAHFVHCFAHQLQLTLVVVAKNHKKLGSFFNCIANLTNVVGGSCKCRDILREQRLAKVVEQLNSGELTTGRGLNQEILLKRAADTRCGSHYGVIVNLISMYPSVVNLLEYVENYGTLSNQRSDANDLLDVIQYFEFGFLLHLMKNVLGITNELSQALQRKDQDLLNAMDLVKAAKIRFQNLRENGLVFNLLKLALTLPVATATVERAFSSMKIVKQSLRNRMGDRWMNDCLFTYIEKEIFVEVSTEEIIKQFQEMKTRRVAL; encoded by the coding sequence ATGGTTGTGATTTTACGTTTTGTGGATAAAAGAGGATGTGTTGTTGAAAGGTTTGTTGGTATTGTACATGTGACTGACACCACTGCTATATCTCTTAAAGCAGCTATTGAGTCATTACTGGCAACATATGGATTGAACATAACAAGGATACGAGGTCAAGGTTACGATGGGGCAAGTAATATGAGGGGAGAGTTCAATGGACTTAAAAGTTTGTTACTAGCAGAAAATAAATCAGCCCACTTTGTTCACTGCTTTGCACACCAACTCCAGTTAACACTTGTGGTTGTTGCAAAAAATCACAAGAAACTTGGATCTTTTTTTAATTGTATTGCAAATTTGACAAATGTGGTTGGGGGATCTTGTAAATGCAGAGATATTCTTCGAGAACAACGGTTAGCAAAAGTAGTTGAACAACTTAATAGTGGTGAACTTACTACCGGGCGTGGTTTAAATCAAGAAATTTTACTAAAACGAGCTGCTGATACAAGATGTGGATCACATTATGGTGTTATAGTGAATCTGATTAGCATGTATCCTTCTGTGGTTAATTTACTTGAATATGTAGAGAATTATGGCACACTTTCGAATCAAAGGTCCGATGCAAATGATCTTCTAGATGTTATTCAATATTTTGAATTTGGTTTCTTACTGCATCTGATGAAAAATGTCTTAGGTATAACTAATGAACTATCACAAGCTTTGCAGAGGAAAGACCAGGACCTTTTGAATGCCATGGATCTCGTCAAAGCAGCAAAGATCAGATTTCAGAATTTGAGGGAAAATGGCTTGGTGTTTAATCTTTTGAAGTTGGCTTTAACTTTGCCGGTTGCTACCGCTACCGTTGAGAGAGCCTTTTCATCAATGAAAATTGTCAAACAATCATTACGAAACCGAATGGGAGATCGTTGGATGAATGATTGTTTATTTACTTACATTGAGAAGGAAATATTTGTAGAGGTCTCGACCGAAGAAATTATCAAAcaatttcaagaaatgaagacTAGAAGAGTCGCGCTGTGA
- the LOC141660348 gene encoding uncharacterized protein LOC141660348 codes for MANMMQPQIPKLTATNYGNWSIQMKVLLGSYDNWDTVENGYSEPVDAAAEAALPNAEKTTLKESRKKDKKALFTIFQGVDESTFEKISEAKTAKDAWEILQKSFQGVEKVKKVRLQVLRGEFENLKMKSSENIGEFVTRLKTVTNEMKRNGESLNDIRVMEKLLRSLTRKFDYVVTSIEESKDLSIISIDELVGSLQAHEQRMNQYDDASHLEKALQSKVSISDSSGSSSSARGRGGFRGGYRGGRGRGRQSFNRGQNSESYQSSGRVQNFRGRGRGGFQQRGDKSQFQCYNCNKFGHFSYECRSPKVEETSHFAAAKEDKDVGTAMFLTYKGDEEIKKNVWYLDSGASNHMTGHKDLFMEIDETVSGEVTFGDSSKIPVKGKCTITIVSKNGEKRCGDVKESSVHT; via the exons ATGGCGAATATGATGCAACCACAAATTCCAAAATTGACGGCAACAAATTATGGGAACTGGAGTATACAAATGAAGGTGTTACTCGGTTCTTACGATAACTGGGATACTGTGGAAAATGGGTATAGCGAGCCCGTGGATGCAGCCGCTGAAGCAGCTCTTCCAAATGCTGAGAAGACGACGTTAAAGGAGTCCCGtaaaaaagataaaaaggcgTTATTCACAATTTTTCAAGGTGTTGATGAATCTACCTTTGAAAAAATTTCTGAAGCAAAAACAGCAAAAGATGCGTGGGAGATTCTGCAGAAATCATTCCAGGGTGTCGAAAAAGTTAAAAAGGTGCGGCTCCAAGTTCTACGTGGCGAGTTCgaaaatttaaaaatgaaaagctccgaaaatattggtgaatttgttacgCGTTTGAAAACGGTGACAAACGAGATGAAAAGAAACGGTGAAAGTCTTAATGATATCCGGGTCATGGAAAAGTTGCTCCGTTCATTGACAAGAAAATTTGATTACGTTGTTACATCAATTGAGGAGTCAAAAGATCTATCCATAATTTCCATTGATGAGCTCGTAGGTTCTCTTCAAGCCCACGAGCAACGaatgaaccagtatgatgatgCAAGCCATTTGGAGAAGGCGTTGCAAAGTAAGGTGTCCATCAGTGACAGTTCTGGCAGTAGCAGTTCTGCACGTGGCAGAGGTGGTTTTAGAGGTGGCTACCGAGGTGGACGAGGACGAGGAAGGCAGTCCTTCAATAGAGGCCAGAATTCGGAAAGTTATCAATCATCTGGTCGTGTTCAAAATTTTAGAGGCCGAGGAAGAGGTGGATTTCAACAACGAGGTGATAAATCTCAATTTCAGTGTTATAACTGTAATAAATTTGGCCATTTCAGTTATGAGTGTAGATCCCCGAAGGTGGAAGAAACTAGTCATTTTGCAGCAGCAAAAGAAGATAAAGATGTTGGTACTGCTATGTTCCTCACTTATAAAGGAGACGAGGAAAtcaagaagaatgtttggtatcttgactcagGGGCCAGCAATCACATGACTGGCCATAAAGATTTATTTATGGAGATAGATGAAACCGTCAGCGGGGAAGTTACATTTGGCGATTCTTCAAAAATTCCTGTTAAAGGGAAATGTACAATTACGATTGTATCAAAGAATGGTGAGAAAAg atgtggagatgtcaaagaatcgTCTGTTCACACTTGA